One Ctenopharyngodon idella isolate HZGC_01 chromosome 9, HZGC01, whole genome shotgun sequence DNA window includes the following coding sequences:
- the LOC127519015 gene encoding probable G-protein coupled receptor 34 yields the protein MMSNCQMDNNSLQVPLAVLYALFFLFGLAGNLLALWVFLRVHKKKNSVRIFLINLALADLLLVICLPFRVLYHSNHDRWVMSSLMCRIVGNIFYMNMYISIVLLGFISVDRYLKFQRASCRRLFLQSRWSVLLCCVIWTASFAAVMALIVQNPESGESQQCFQYKKLNEFKWKAYFNFAIVGMFWVVYGALVISYGRIGMKLLTASRKKPDFPNAAKYNKTAWKSFFVLFLFTICFVPYHSVRIFYIMSQMANDTSCDWINVLDKTNEAVLLLSALNNCLDPVMYFLLCSSIRKVMLKIICNGFCQQTTRGLTSSSETPQEQQKISAVVPMTDT from the coding sequence ATGATGAGTAACTGCCAGATGGACAACAACAGCTTGCAGGTTCCGCTGGCTGTTTTGTACGCACTCTTCTTTCTGTTCGGGTTGGCTGGGAACCTGCTGGCTCTTTGGGTGTTTCTGCGAgtacataaaaagaaaaactctGTTCGCATTTTCCTCATTAACTTGGCTCTGGCTGACTTACTTCTTGTGATCTGCCTGCCTTTCCGAGTGCTGTACCACTCCAACCATGACCGGTGGGTAATGTCATCATTAATGTGCAGGATAGTGGGTAACATCTTTTACATGAACATGTACATTAGTATAGTCTTACTGGGTTTCATAAGTGTGGACCGTTACTTGAAGTTCCAGAGGGCATCCTGTAGGCGGTTGTTTCTGCAGAGCCGGTGGAGTGTGCTTCTCTGCTGTGTCATCTGGACTGCATCATTTGCTGCAGTTATGGCATTGATTGTTCAGAATCCAGAGAGTGGTGAATCCCAACAGTGCTTCCAGTACAAAAAACTGAATGAATTCAAATGGAAAGCCTATTTCAACTTTGCCATCGTGGGTATGTTTTGGGTGGTCTATGGTGCATTGGTAATCTCCTACGGAAGGATCGGAATGAAGCTCCTTACAGCCTCCAGAAAGAAACCAGATTTCCCAAATGCAGCCAAGTACAATAAAACAGCATGGAAATCCTTCTTTGtactcttcctcttcacaatatgTTTTGTGCCCTACCACTCTGTGAGGATTTTCTATATCATGTCACAGATGGCAAATGACACCTCCTGCGATTGGATAAATGTGTTGGATAAAACCAATGAAGCAGTTCTGCTACTATCTGCCCTTAATAACTGTCTGGATCCAGTCATGTACTTTTTGTTGTGTAGTTCTATTCGCAaagtgatgctgaaaatcatCTGTAATGGCTTCTGTCAGCAAACCACCAGAGGACTGACAAGTTCTAGTGAGACTccacaagaacagcaaaaaatcAGTGCAGTTGTGCCTATGACAGACACTTAG